The sequence below is a genomic window from Gadus morhua chromosome 12, gadMor3.0, whole genome shotgun sequence.
GACCAACAATATTAGATATTACCGGTAGTTACCTTCATCGATAACAGGACACCAGAGGAGACTCATTATTACGAAGTAATGCAGACGATCTATCCACAATATGTCACATCCAGGAATTTCAGCTTGCCGCCAGGGATGAATACGGCCACCAAATCAACTCGTACGTACAGCCATACGCCGTCTACGAACTGGGCTGCGTTCTTCTCACCAAACCAGAGGTGGGTTTAGCTTTTGCATCCTCTTATCATGACTGAGAGAAACATAAACTAATGAGGCCCTTTTGTTTATGCTTCTACACAGACGGTCGGGAAGGGGAGATCCTTGCTTCTACAAGCAAAGGTAATTTCCTAAATTAACACTGCAGTTCCCAACCAAAACTGGTGCAATTGATTCCGAAAGGAAAGTTCAATCGATGTTGtttccaatgttttttttaggaGGACTTCAGCGGCTACGACTTTGAGAACCGGCTCCATGTACGCATCCACTCAGCGCTGGCGTCCCTCAAGGAGCTTGTGCCTCAGTGACCACAGGCTGTGCTGCCTATCCGAGCATGGGTCTCAGTGTGTGGTTCACAAGCCATTCATTCTCCTGTAAGAAGCTACTGTGGACAGGGTCCTCATCTGCCCCATCCCTTTCCTGAACCACCCCTCATCTATATTTGACATGTTTACCTCCACATATGTAGTATCCAACATTTTCAAAGCTCGTTAGACATGTTTCTTTGTGACGGGTGTGGTTGGAGCGTTCATAATGGCACCTCCCATCACCCCTTTTTCTCTTTAATCCATTGAAGTACATAAAAGCAGCCTTTCACTGACGTCATGCGATAACATGAACGCATGGAAACGATCCCGCTGGTTCTTCACTCTTTGTTCAAACAGAAAAACGTGAGGGAGTCATCTGACGAAGTCCAACGCACTCGTGGTGTTGGGTTGTCCTTTTCAACAGGCACAAGACAAAGCCAGTTTACCTCCTATTTGTTGTCATCTTGGATTTCTGGTTCTGCAGGCGCTTAGCTCTCAGACTCCTGGGCTTTGAGACATTGCATTACCAGTTCCACCCAAATGCATCGATCATCCCACCATCGTCTTTGTAACATCTGGCACACCACACGGAAATATCGACGTTATCAGGCAAACGTTAATTTGAAACCAGTGGGTATTGACATGTGCTCCGGAAACCATCAAAGAAATATACTAGTGGATCTACCCCCTCTTCCAATGTATTTGGTATTCAAAGTCAGCTTTATAGACATTAAATACACTCGTTTTTTTCatgttataattatttataattccATGATGTGGTGATTGAGGTTAAGCAATGAGAGTTGCGGTGAATTAAAACAATCACGTTAAGAGCAGTGCGACAATGAAACAGCCGTGGCCTAAAAAAGCCATCATGATAGACGCCTAGTCAAGTATAGCAGAGGTGAACTTCAAGTTGGGCATAGTTGATGATGGGGTTTATGAGCCCCCGGTGGCTTTATTTAATATGAATGGAGTATTATTTCAGGGCACTCGAACTATATCGCTCTGAAGCATGGTCAGCAGGGAAATACATAAACATCTGAACCCTAGGAATATGTACAAAATAGGTTCTCATTATTCGTCCCTCCCTGGGTTTAGCAGCGTGTAGGCgtacatgttttcctccaacctTGTTCACAGCCGACAGTCCAATGTAACCACGAGTGGGGTTGCTGTTGAGTCCTAGAAGTGAGGGTTGGGAATGAATACCATGTTGATGCTGCCTCATCTTGGGTTGTTGAAATTGAGGTTGTGTTCTTTCAGGATTATGGCCTCCGTGTGTTACTTAACTCTAATAAAGTGTTGTCAGTTATGTCGTAGTTATGGTGGGATGTTATTTTTTACTTCAGAAAAACATTGCATTGATTTCAtcgtttattttattgaatacGTATTTAACACAATATgctttaaataaatatgttccGTTGCTGAGTAACAAACAAATTTGACAATTTATTCCAAGTAGACATGGTAATAAATTAGTATAAGTTTCAGCTAATGCTCTACTCCCATCTCTAATTGTAACCCTATTAAGATAATGATGATGTCAAGAGTCAACTGCCAGGTTTTTATCAATGACGGTGACATGTGAACATTCAAATCAAAAGGCAGAAGAAAATattttgcaataaaaaaaaaaaagaaataaaacattaataAGAATGCACTTTGGACAGGGGAGATGAAGTGCAAGAGTCTTTATTATTAACCGAACATGAAGCGTTCACAATCAGCAGAGAGAATGGATGGAGACAGGAAACACATGCTGCACTTAGATCTTGTTGAAAGCAGCAATATCAACACTCTGGATCTAAAAGGAGAAACAAAAAACCATTAGCctacaacagcaacaaaaacattcaACCACATAAAAATGTGGAAATATATTTGGCCTATCTTTATCCACGGACTtcatgctcgtgtgtgtgtttgtctagtACTCACGTAGTCCTCAAACTTGgtgatctcctcctccagcaaaTCCGTCCCCACCTTGTCGTCCTCCACCACGCAGGCGATCTGCAGCTTCCGGATGCCGTAGCCCACCGGGACCAGCTTGGACACACCCCACAGCAGGCCGTCTGCCTGTATCGAGCGCACGCACTCTTCCAGCTTCCCCATGTCCGTGTCGTCGTCCCACTGCAAAGAAAGAGTGGGAggatggggtcaggggtcgcaAAAGGAGCAATCCATCGAACAGGAGAGTCCGACTCGTGACGCGATGTGTGTGCGAAATGGGAGCCGGCGACGTACAGGCTTGACGTCCAACAAAATGGATGACTTTGCGATGAGGGCGGGCTTCTTGGCCTTCCTTGCTGCATACTCTGTCACCCGCTGCTGTTTGATTTTCTCAGCTTCTGTGTCGTCCTCGTCGCTGCCAAACAGATCAAAGTCATCATCCTCGTCATCGTCGTCCTCGTCTACTGGCGCGCTGCTTTTCTGTTGCTTGGTTGCAGTTCCCTGGAGGATGCGTACACAATGAagactcacattcacacatataGTCTCACGTCGGAAAAGGAAAGGTTTAAAAAGACTCACGTTTGTGCAGGGGGCAGCGGGCGCCGACGCAGCTGCAACCGGAGACTTCTCCAGAACTGCCACTCGACTCTCCAGCTTGGACAGGGCTGACCTCAGGTCCTCCACAACTGAACAGaccaggggaggagaggagtcagaCTTAATTCAACCCGTCTGTTTAATGAACCTTTTCCTATGGCCTTTCATTTAATTTTGACATGAATGTATTCTTGTTATCATGTTTATAATGGACAGGAATGAATGCAAGTTaaggaaataaaaacacaaactccCCGGGGGTACCTCACCTTTTTGCAGGCTCTGGTTCTCCTGTTCCAAAGTCTTCATGCGAGATACAAGTTCCCCTTGATCCCCGGCCCCCGTGCCAGTAGTCTGAAGAgtaaccacagaagaagaaaagaaaccTGTGGTCAGCACCAGCAATACAAGGATAACGGCAAGATCTAGAGAACAAACCAGAAATGAAGCTCACTCTTCAAACCAAGCCAAAGAAGCAGTCACTATTGGGTAACACACAGTTCAAATGATAGTAGCCAGATTAGTTTCACAAATATCTGACAGCAGATGATCTCTAGTCTGGGCAAACAGGGCGTTTTACTTTTCTTTAGTTCAtgtttgtttcgaccaatcatgtccCTGGAGACAGCGATCTGTATGCGTGTAATTGATTACACAAAGACGACAAAAActgaataaattaaaaacactgTCCAAAAGTGTTAAACTCATTCATATTCCGAACCCCTCGTAGAATAACTACTGCAGAAATACCCTTTAAATTTCCGCACATCCAATCTCTTCTAAAAGATTCATCCATTTGCATGCAAAGTTGTTTCCAGTTTCCGGTATCCGGCCCAGGCGCTGTGCAAGCTTCAACCAGAAGCTCTTTTATAACATAGGACGAGTGCTGGACCATGGACAGACCCTGGTAAAGTGAGGAGATTGAATTTGTGTTGGttggagagatgtttgttgctTGAaaggggcgggtggggggcCCATACCATTGAAGTACAAAAATCCACCAATGGTTAACTAGATGGATTGAAGCAAACTTGATGGATTTAGGTAAAATTATGTCCATGCAATAGTGCAATGGGCCCAATACTTTTGCACACGGAGGTTAACAAGCATGTTGAGATTGCAAGAGATGACTCCAGTGGCACACAGTAGGAGGTGGGCACTTACGAGCTGGGATGGATGGTTCAGGGCAGGCTGACCAGACCCCCTGATACAGAGGGTGGTCTTCATCTGGTGAGGGGGTCAGGTCAGGGACCACAGAGTTTAGGGCCCAGAAAGAGAGTCgggaaatgagagggagaggaaaggagggaataAACTAAACAAACTACATGCAGATATggaaaaagaataaaataataaataaaaataaacattggtGAGCAGGGAGTCAAATCAGAAAGGTGGCATGCTTGAATGATACAAAATCAAAGAAACCATACGTATGGCGATCCTGAGGAGAACTAGGCGTGGGAACCACAGACTACCTCACGGTACGATACGCGATAAATGGCCCACCATACCGATAATATTTCGATAAGACGGTTCTGTGATAATCAATATATTGTAAGACAATCCTAGAACAATACACGCATCgtttcccccagaaaatgtcttagtcaaggtggtcaaggagcggcgcggggggggggggggggtgtcttcggtgagggtttcagttcgAAATACAACCACCTGATGCCgccatttcaattcaattcaaaaagctttatggcaTGACTATTGTTTTGAACATTATTACTGATGCATTACATATCTTTATTTTCTGTACTTGATGGAAGCacgttttctttccctacgagagttttgtactttgttatgcataataatttaaaaatattattttttatacattggtagtcaaggcggggccctactgttgttaaggcgggggaaacactgacacaacaatatatttatatgtccAACTATGAATACAAAATGACCATGAAAAGGTAAAGGGCTGGATTTTTTCCTTAATTATGGTCCAAACTGAGTTTTCCGTTATTTGTCTTTGGCTAGTTAACTTCCGCTCAAGTATCCCTCATTCATGTGTGAGCGCCAGCTCTAGGAGCAATGAAGTAGCAATGCGGGGAGTAGGGAAATATGGTTGGAGTGCCGTATTTTAttctaaaaaaatatctatatttagaGCCAGCATATCGATTTTCGTATCGCACTTAGAAGGACGTCGATACATCGGCGTATCGATATTTTGTCCCACTCCTACTGAGGACTGGGGAGTTGGTTTAAACACGAGCACACAATCATCACACAACCACAGTATGATTCTGCCTGCAGTTGGTAGCTTGGCTATAATGTAATCCAACCAGCAGGTCAAGCAACAACAAGACGGATCGGGTTCGATTTGTGCGTgtaaaaaaaatcctttgtgaattattaaatgtattgtaatAAAGTCTACTCACTCCTGCTAGAGACTTCTGGATGTTTTCCCTCGCTCTTGCGATGTCCTGAAGAATGCTGTTAGCTCCTGCATCCTGCAATTGACCAATATTGGACATTATTCTTCAGTTGTAAAAGCTACAGTAGGCAACTTGGAGAAACCATCCCGAGGCTAGATTtctaaaataaaactgaaaaaaataaatcacccACTTCTAGGCACGAGACTAACACGAGACTAACTCCATACTTAGATCTTCCTAGCATTCTGGAAGAATCTGGTCATTTGCAATGAGATCATGGGTAGAGTGCACAAAGGTAAGTAGACAGACCGGCAGGCTATCGAAGACTTTCATTCGGGCCTGATAAAATTATTGTGCAGGCTTATACAAGCCTGCCACAGAAACTGATTCCAGAGTATCCCCGAATGTAAACATCTACAAAGCACAATACACTATAGCAGGAAGGGTAGGACGCTGGCTAGGACCGTATTGAACAGTGGGTACCTGGGTTTCTTCTGAAGGCCCAGGCTGCTTCTCGTAGAAGCGCCTCTCTGCCTCATCATAGCGAGGTTTCTCAAACCAGATTTTGTCCTGGGCGAAAAAGTCCACTGAACTCATGGTGGTGCTAAATAGGAAAGGATCGCAAAATATTGTTAactcaaaacacaaataattgAGTCTCACAATTCTTCAATAGAAAAACGATAAAATGTCATGTGGTGCCAAAATTGCTCATCTATAAAAATAccatgagatttttttttctcaaaatctctgatataaatgcAATACCAATGAAATTATTGTACGGACAGCTTAACTCAAATTCTTAAACAACATGCGTATTTTATACTCAAAACCACAACACAAATGGGAACCAAAATCAAACAAACCCACAAAATGTAATCAGTCAAAGCTAAAATAAAGCtacgaaaaaataaaaacaggaaaaagatttaataaataataataaaaataaataataataaaaaggacaATACTGAAATCACTAAAGGGGAAATCAAATGCATGGGCTGGCACGACGCTCCAGGGCTCGGGGGTCATACTTGTCCCTCGGGGGGGTTCTTGAGGTCACCGGGGAGGCCTTCCTGCCAGGCCTCCGAGCCCCTGTCACCAGCGCAGTCGTGCCCACACACTGACAGTGGTGGCGACTCTCCGCCGCGTCGTAGCGCCACTTGTCTAGCCACACCCTCTCGCTGTCTGGGTGCATCAAGTAGCGGATCCCTGCCGCAGACACCTCTTGCTCCTCGCCGACCTCTCCcggctcatcctcctcctggATGGGATGCAGGGCGTGAAAGACCTCGGCCTTGCCCTGCGCGGTCAACTGGCCCTCTCCCTCCGCCGGCAGCgcgtcgtcctcttcctcctcttcgacGAGGCTCTGCGGGTGGTCGGTGCTGCGCGAGGCACCGTACGAGTTGTTCCATTTGGGGGAGCtactgctgttggtgttgctgTAGAGATGCTGATAGAAGGCCGCCTCGGCGTGGTCGTACAGGGGTTTCTCCAGCCACACCTCTTGGAGCAGCTCCACCGCCAGGCGGGGCAGACCATTGATTGGGGCCGCGGGCGCTCTTGGGCTCGGGGTGGCGGGGGTCGGCTGTTGCGACTGATATCCTTCGTCTGGTGTGGGGGGCGTGGCGGGGCGGGCGGCCGGGCAGGCCAGACTCAGCGAATCTGGGACGGGAAGTTGCTTGGGCTTTTTCCTGGGGCAACGCCTGGCCTTTGGCAGGGGGAGTGGGGACCCGGCAGGCTGGGAAGTGGGGGTGTTGGATCCGTAGGGCTCAGTGCCACGACTGACTGAGAGTGCAAGCCAGCATTGATAACGGCCTTCGGCCTGCTCATAGACGCTACTCTCTAGCCACACAGAAGCAGTTTCTGACTGCAAGCCAAACAAGGCAGTGTCAGCTGCCCGGCAGGTCCCCTGCTCCGGTTCCCCTCTGCCTTTAGCTGCTCCTCCGGCCTTTCCCTCAAGCTGGAGCTCTGGGTTAGACGAACGCTTCCGGCGGCGCCGGGTTTTTGCAGGGCGTTTCCCTTCGCCATTGGCGCTTCCACTCTCCGGGGAGGAGGAAGCCGCTTCCACTTTTCCTTGACCAGATTCTGatttttttctcccttctccTGCTATTTTAGAGGGAGCATCCATTTGACCGTGGCAAGCAGAGAGAGCACACTCAGAATGATCCATTGAAGGGCACttagggagggggaagaggttCTTCTTGATGGCTTTGGGTTTGAGCCGGGCAGAAAAGAAGAGAATAACAGGGACAGGCTCTTGGATTAGTTACTCAGCATCCATGACGGTTGAGAGACATACAGATGTATTCATTAGACTCTGTGCTACAGTCATTGTCAATAACTGCATTTGCACATTAAGCAGCCCAAGAAGTAAGGCATACCAAAGAGTCAATGAATCAATCAGACAAACTCGTTGGAAGCAGAACATGCAGATGTGTGACAGTTTAGAAGACCAAATCAAAAACAAATTTATTTCAAAAACATGCTTCATGTTCCTCAAGAAGGTAAATGGAATTGGATAAGGATATCTCATGCATTTCACTCTAGAAAAGAATAAATGACATGAAGTAGTAAATAAAGTCATGACATTTTTAAATAAGCATTGTTTGGAATATTTTTcttaatgacactgatgttcAGAGACATG
It includes:
- the eef1db gene encoding elongation factor 1-delta isoform X2, encoding MSSVDFFAQDKIWFEKPRYDEAERRFYEKQPGPSEETQDAGANSILQDIARARENIQKSLAGTTGTGAGDQGELVSRMKTLEQENQSLQKVVEDLRSALSKLESRVAVLEKSPVAAASAPAAPCTNGTATKQQKSSAPVDEDDDDEDDDFDLFGSDEDDTEAEKIKQQRVTEYAARKAKKPALIAKSSILLDVKPWDDDTDMGKLEECVRSIQADGLLWGVSKLVPVGYGIRKLQIACVVEDDKVGTDLLEEEITKFEDYIQSVDIAAFNKI
- the eef1db gene encoding elongation factor 1-delta isoform X1; the encoded protein is MSSVDFFAQDKIWFEKPRYDEAERRFYEKQPGPSEETQDAGANSILQDIARARENIQKSLAGMKTTLCIRGSGQPALNHPSQLTTGTGAGDQGELVSRMKTLEQENQSLQKVVEDLRSALSKLESRVAVLEKSPVAAASAPAAPCTNGTATKQQKSSAPVDEDDDDEDDDFDLFGSDEDDTEAEKIKQQRVTEYAARKAKKPALIAKSSILLDVKPWDDDTDMGKLEECVRSIQADGLLWGVSKLVPVGYGIRKLQIACVVEDDKVGTDLLEEEITKFEDYIQSVDIAAFNKI
- the LOC115555472 gene encoding uncharacterized protein LOC115555472, with the translated sequence MDHSECALSACHGQMDAPSKIAGEGRKKSESGQGKVEAASSSPESGSANGEGKRPAKTRRRRKRSSNPELQLEGKAGGAAKGRGEPEQGTCRAADTALFGLQSETASVWLESSVYEQAEGRYQCWLALSVSRGTEPYGSNTPTSQPAGSPLPLPKARRCPRKKPKQLPVPDSLSLACPAARPATPPTPDEGYQSQQPTPATPSPRAPAAPINGLPRLAVELLQEVWLEKPLYDHAEAAFYQHLYSNTNSSSSPKWNNSYGASRSTDHPQSLVEEEEEDDALPAEGEGQLTAQGKAEVFHALHPIQEEDEPGEVGEEQEVSAAGIRYLMHPDSERVWLDKWRYDAAESRHHCQCVGTTALVTGARRPGRKASPVTSRTPPRDKYDPRALERRASPCI